DNA sequence from the Cydia fagiglandana chromosome 12, ilCydFagi1.1, whole genome shotgun sequence genome:
ataacacggACGCGTTACTATactagtgcagctgcggtcagaaatggaatgttatccTTAATTTGATATGGGAACTCCTTATCTGTCATTACATTTTACCTCCTAGAATCCAATGTTACTAATCTATGTGCTGTTCGTTAgtttgtttatataatatatgttgtACAGTCGAGTGCATTGGCGGTGCATTATAGTTTTGGAGCCCACCGTTCTAACGTAGGTAACTGTGTCGCCGGTCGCTTCAGTGAACGCGCGTCGCAAGCGCATCCGACGAGTCTGCGACAGGGATTGTGGACATAGTAGCAGGCCCTGTAGGTAAAAATATCAATCAAATCCTGGTTTGATTTGATTACATAAGATCAGAACCCAGAATCAAGGGTTACACAGCACTTACACGCCATTTTACCATGATTATGAgggtatttttatatttttcgtaACTGTACGAGTacaaattatgtttgtttatttctttctttgtttttatcaataaagtacaaatttaatttgaGTTTTGAAATCTTAAAGATAGaaagtttcaaattcaaaagACCAACAATTGGCCTGGGTTACTAGATTATAAACGGCTGATGACAGTAACCCTTTAAAATCGTGTCAGTTTGTTTCCACTTTGAATATTACTATATTACGTTTTTAACTTGtattaagagggaagtatagctactgacataaggtacttttttcaTGTAATAtccattttgtttgtttttgtacttatagcaaatttttttaaaattcaaaacctTTAAActtagtttttcattgtgtcaataacatactaaaaaatcatggagaatggaaaatAAGTAATGTAGTGTGTAAGAGTGCCCAAAATACACTACAACTATTATCTTCTTCCATACCTGATACTACGATAAATACTTActctatttatattttaccacATTCAAAAAAGGTAAGTAACTCAATATACTATCGGACAACAACAAAAATAGACAAAAGAGGCTATAAGGGGAGGGAAGGTAAAGATaattgtgagggggcaggtagaggagcctcacagggatgatgggaatgaaaaggcaggatccagagcgatgaggggtatttattatttaaataaaaaggcacctgtaacaatacaggttacgtgttaacagataggtatgtataaaaatactttcgtaattcagaaggttagaaatcaaataacttacaatatgtgccttggtgatgatgtagatatatatctggaaggtgtgcagggccacaaaacgagcactatactgaactgcacgcacttatgaattattacgtttactaataaaaatcacacttaaacggtcgtgtttagaaacttgggaagtacagtccgttagataaaatgatgtttatcgatcaaagtatgtgatcgaactgaaaataaaaatcattgaatggaatttggaataggatttgaatttcaaaaaggaatttagaatttgtatggtgccagaaatagtatgaaggtcgatagtgtaacgcttcgttacacgcaccgttacactaccggggtcgccctggaagggaaaatcctggggcttatggccaaatgatttttccgtaatgtaaatataatgtaatgaatatgggtatgagtgataaatttagaaggtggggatgttatatacaatgtttatcatacaagagaggcgatttaaacatgcataccaaaggtcattcatacatcatcttataaaattttggttaattgtttaaccaaaataagtttcaatagagtactcctttaagtagaggacgtactcattaaatcgctctccattagtattaaggcttattaatcagtaaccacccgctgaatattaatgaatctaaatataatatctacaataatgtgtacctacaaagagtacgattgttgaaatttattcaacaaaataatgccgtatggaatgtaggattactacaaaatgtcataagataattccttaatggaattaataaatgtactgtacggtacgtatgtacctaagtacgtaaatatgaacgttatgtcaagggaagaaatatacaactaagtattgttctaactctggtagagttagctttgaataacgttatatgaacgtaatataacgttatataaattaaatagtataaatgaacgtataaattcgtactaagtaggtatgtacgaaatgtaatgagtccgaaatgtataatggggatgagatataattataaatgtataacattatatacaatattttacaagttaggagcttaggagaaaagtagctaagtttgagccaaataagaatctaattaaggaaaaacagtatattatttattttagaattttggggagtacagtccgttagataaaatgatgtttatcgatcaaagtatgtgatcgaactgaaaataaaaatcattgaatggaatttggaataggatttgaatttcaaaaaggaatttagaatttgtatggtgccagaaatagtatgaaggtcgatagtgtaacgcttcgttacacgcaccgttacaataATTATCTCGTCAAAGTAAGTTTAGTTTGTAATTGTTGTAGGTAAGTGTTTGGTGAAAAACCGCAGTTGTTTGTAGGGTTATGTGAGTAGGCTCATTAGCAGCGTGTAAAGGCACTTTTACACTAGAAACAGTcgtaatatacaaaaaatatagtaAACTCTTTTGTTAATTGTACTcactgtaaaaaaaattgtctataattatttattatattatattgacCATAAACGACGAAATAATTACTTGTTTTTGTTAACCGTGACGTATATAAAAGCCATATGATTTTcccgtataatttgaataacaTTGAGAAAAACAAGACTTGTTTCAATAAATTGATAAATAAATGTCCGATATTATTTTTGTAAGAACTTTGCGTCAAAAAAAGCtttcaaaaagttaaaaaactacAATAGTTTTACTTTACCATGCCAAGCGCTACCAATAGGAAATATAATATGATATTAAGCCTCGCTATGATAATATATAACTATCcccattttaataattttagttaATGTACAACACGTCATAAAAGGTTAACCGAAAAAGTCTTATTAGTCTTATTACGATCCGCAAGTGGCTCTAGTTCTCCCCTAATTGGCCACCGCAGCGCTGCGGTGATAATACAGCTGCTTCCAGCAATTCTCTTAAGGCCCTAATTATAATTATGCTTTGGGGCTAGCTTATCGGACGGCCTACTCAGCATTTTTCCATCTTATTACAAATTCGTTTTTACTCGAAAATTGCTTTCCAGTATTTAACGAAATAGCTTTTTACGCTTGTCaggaaagtacctacctactacttgAAATTGAATTTAACGTCATTAATTTGTATTACCTAGGTACTATCATATTTCTTCCGGTAATGGTATGCGGGATGAAAATGGCAAACTATAAACGTAGCGAATATTTTGATACTAGCAGCGCCATCTAGTAAAAGACACACTTACCTGTTTGAAGGGTCGCATCCCTCCATTAATTCGGAGAGAGTCGGCTGCAATGCCCGCTATACCGTCACCGGGTTCTCTTAGCTGCCGCAGTGAGGCGCTGGGGTGGTGGTGGGCGTGGTGAGGACAATGCCCCGCGCATGCGCTAGACTCAGGCTGAGAGCTCTGCCGAATGATTCTGGTACTTGTTGCTGGTATCAATAAGGCTGGCGGGTGTATAACCGGACAAGTGCTGACAGCGTGAAGCGTGTTGCAACCACAAGGGTAGTGCAGCCCCGAGCGAACGCTTTCTCGCGACACAGATCGCGCTAGCTGTAGCGCTGACATAGGCGCTGTAGATTGCCTCCGCTCGCAAACGCGACATCTAGCGTACGTGTGTGGCACTAACTGGCAGGCGGTCACTGACCCCCTATGCGAGCAGGTTGCTATGGGAGACACCAGTGTCTGCGGACGGTCTGACACTTGGTCCCTACATTGGAGTTCTATGTCTGGCACGCTTCTGGCGGCTCCTTCTTCCATTCTTATGGACGTTCCGGATTCCTCGCTGCCGGGACCGCCGGAGAGTTGAGGTCTTAGATGGGTAGTGCAGTCTTGCCGCTGTAGTACGGGTTTGGCGGTTCTGTTCTCTGAGGGGACGATGACGGTAACGGAGGGGCCGGAGACCAATAAGCTGGCCGTCTCATCGCTGCTGCCGTAGCCGGAGTTTGTGATGGCTTCAGTGCTGTCGGTTGTCGGAACCGACATGTTGTCTGTAACAAAcagttataatataaatataaaatttaaatacaaaaagacataCAATAATGGTACAAACTGCTTATAAACATATatgattattataaaaaaacataaattagggctagggtgccgccagcagcggggcagggccaaAGCTGCCGGGGTGGTAAGAGAGAGGAACCGCCGGACTATCCGCGCCCTGTTTAAAACTAACTAACATCTTCTGcgtctgacccttgatccagtcCCCTTCTGAGAGTCAATGTGTAGATTGAGACTCTTGATGTTTCAATATAAGCGATAAGAAGAAAAATTACTTCAGGGTCAGTTTTACTTTCACCTAAATTTTATATTCATTATAAGTACCAACCTATACCTACCTGTACCTATAGAAaagtttatgtaggtatataaacttTTCTATTGAGGTTACTAGATA
Encoded proteins:
- the LOC134669381 gene encoding small conductance calcium-activated potassium channel protein-like, which encodes MSVPTTDSTEAITNSGYGSSDETASLLVSGPSVTVIVPSENRTAKPVLQRQDCTTHLRPQLSGGPGSEESGTSIRMEEGAARSVPDIELQCRDQVSDRPQTLVSPIATCSHRGSVTACQLVPHTYARCRVCERRQSTAPMSALQLARSVSRESVRSGLHYPCGCNTLHAVSTCPVIHPPALLIPATSTRIIRQSSQPESSACAGHCPHHAHHHPSASLRQLREPGDGIAGIAADSLRINGGMRPFKQGLLLCPQSLSQTRRMRLRRAFTEATGDTVTYVRTACTVTRDQTPQVNKSPKCLIRYELVLDKADVVCHRKV